In Juglans regia cultivar Chandler chromosome 13, Walnut 2.0, whole genome shotgun sequence, the DNA window AATCGACACAATTATGTTGTTTAAATGTGGTTGCATTCAAAATCTTTCTAAGGAACCAACAGAGATTGAAAGTGGTGAGATGTACCAAAATATATAGGCGTTTTCTTTGGACATTGTTTTAATAAGGATCAAACTCtttagatagtaagatgagatgagatgagttgagatggtttgtgaatagtagtgagattattggttgaaatgagatgagataaggtgAGATCTCACCTCTGTATCCAAACAGGCCCTAAAAGGGGTAAGATGTtccaaaatatattagaatacaTTCTttggatagtttttttttattgaggaaCAATTTTTTGCTGGAAAGTACCACATATACTCATTAGGTGTCAGCTGCTATGTTGATGATTTCTTGCCGCGAATGTACTTTATTCAATCTCAAATAATGTGGCATCCAAATACACGAGGACTATAAAATAGATACGTCTGATTTCTTGCCACTTGATTAATGATCACTGGATAATCCTATGAATATCTCATCATGTTGTTTTTGCtgtttttttaacatataaataaagttttgctatatatatacaagtaaaaCAGCTAAAAGAATGAGTGCAAAGAGCCATTGAAGACATATTTACTAGCCCAACACCAACTCCAATCAAAGCAGAGTTGGAGCACCTCCGACCTCTATCAGAAAACGTTGGAGAGCAGTTTTAGCAACAGatattttgcacacccctaggAACACTGTTACGTTTAAAATGGATTTGgcatgtttttattaatttaattattagttgTCCTTTATGTTTGActgttgtttttaatttaaacgTAAAATTAATATGCTGGTCCTCCTGTATGCTGAAGAGCCACTTTTGCATGTGGACTTGACTTTTAGAGTGCACCAAGCCATTGCTGAAACTCCTGCACCTTCAATGTTTGAAATCTTATCACCACCTCCTCTATCACCTTTAGGAAACTAACTAGTCTATAAAATGTGTGCTTGGAAGTCTTGAGATTTTGTGATTCTGTTAATCTTAGTTTTATCTcttgttttctttgttcttcTTGTTTTTCTGTATTCACATCTTGACTTCAGCAGAAATCCTCAAGTCTAAATGATAGGAGATAGTAGTGGCAATTGCTAATCCCTTTGGTCATGCTTAAACAATTCAACACTTGACAGCTGGTCCTCATTTGACTGCACTATTGTTTGGTGTTTTGTTGTAAGAACACAAGGAAAGGCTAAGCCACATCTTGGCTTATTCTCCAAATGACTAATCGATATTGTAATTGgagctttaatatatatatatatataatatttttacttataaaaaatagatattgtaATCGGAgctatttagaattttataaaatacaattcTATCTAGTATATGGGGCTTGTCACTCAGTGGACGTCTATCATACTCATTCATGTCTATTACACTCCACCTACCTAATGTTGGACGAAGACTTTAGAAACTCCCATACTCAAATCTCTATAGTTCTTGTTAGGACCTATGTTGCATTGAGTGCCTAATGCTGCATGGTGTTACTAAACTAGCTCTAATACATTTGTATTGACCCGAGGAAAGTCCAATCCACATCTAAACTTACACTCCATAAAGATTGTCAAGGTCGTAGTCAGAACTCCATAGAATCATCATAAAGCCAAGTTACACCTAGTAAGTAACCAATGTGAGTTTTGATACTTAATGCACCTTTACCAATACATATTCACCTCTATCATGCCTCATCCACCCCATGTGGGACTTGGGGGCGTTACACTAGTCCTCTAGCATCTAGTCCTCGTTTGAGACTAGCTGTTTGCATCTAGTCCTATGGGTTCAAAAAATATTCTGGGCCCTTATTTCTCATCTCCTTTTCATCCTTGCAACTGTTATAGTGTGGGGCTTTGTGCTGTATTTTTAAGTTGAAACGGTTCTGTACCCATGCTTGATGCTTAGATGTATGGTGAAGGCTTCACACTAATAGACGTGTGAAGGTTATTAGTAATTGGGCAGCTGttattatttgagtttagaaTTCATTTTTCATGCTTCTAGAGGTAGAATACggtatcaaatttttaattctgTGCatcaggggtgggtccgaagggccctgccttggagagattcctcgacacaaaaaaaaaaaaaaaaatcctcaatattATTTGTGTAAATTTTGACTTTGATGTACAGGTTAAAATTGGGCTTCGAGTTCTTACTCGTCCTGTGCCAGACCAGTTACCAACAATTTATCGAAGCCTTGGTGAGAATTATAACGAAAGGGTCCTGCCTTCAATTATTCATGAAACTTTGAAAGCTGTTGTTGCTCAGTATAATGCCAGCCAACTTATTACTCAGAGAGAGGTGAATGCCAAGGCTTATTCTTCTTTAAAGttctaatttcaaattgatCTAATGATTTTGGATTACTATAAAATAGACCCTTTGGTTTCATAGCCTTTTATCATGAAGCTCATTGGATCAGGGATACTGTTATTGGGATTTTCTGCCTTTGTTTTCTTGAGATTGGTGTATTGTTTCCCATTATTTGATTGGTCCTGCTCTGTACTTCAATTGTGTTTCCTTTCCTTCATGGTCCCTAGAATATTTTCATACTTCAAATTGCAGTATATTAAATAAGGATGGTCTCTAATGATGGATGTAACTTTCAAGTTTCATAGGCTGATGATTGGCCCTCTATTTTTGTAGGCTGTCAGTAGGAATATTCGTGAAATTTTGACTGAAAGAGCAGCCAATTTCAATATTGCGTTGGATGATGTGTCAATCACAAGCTTAACTTTTGGGAAGGAGTTTACAGCTGCAATTGAAGCCAAACAGGTAGCTGCACAAGAAGCTGAGAGGGCTAAATTTATTGTCGAAAAAGCCGAACAAGACAAGAAAAGTGCTGTTATCAGAGCACAGGTGAGATGGAAGGGATGTGAAAGTTTAGATACTGCCTTGAATTTTGTGCAAGATGCCGCATGTCTTTATTTTCTAAGTCTCTATCATATGTCATAGAGAATGCTGGTCAATGATCTAATAGTTTGATCTCTTCTCTCCTGATGTCATTGTAGTGTGAACGGGTTTAGAATATTGGAAAAACCATTGGATCATGTTTACACCATCTTCCTTGATCAAAAGCTAGTCATACTTACTGATTATTGGCTTATTTTTGTGCATTTAGAGGTTAACAGATGCTTTAGTGAGATTTTATTGTCATGTAACAGATGCCTTTTGCATTTCCTAATAAATTCTTTGATTATATGTTGAAACAAATCTTCGCACATTGTTATATTCATTTATAATGAAAGAACAAGATTTTTCTATAAGCATAGTGAAAGAACAAGATAATTGTCCAATGATTATATTTGCATCCGTAGTTGCTtctaatttgttaaatttaaatttctttcatttgaaGGTCTCTTTTGTTTAACTTTTTCCCCTCTGGTTGCCAGGGTGAGGCCAAAAGTGCACAGCTCATTGGTCAAGCAATTGCCAATAATCCAGCATTCATCACTCTCAGGAAGATTGAAGCTGCCAGAGAAATTGCACATACCGTCTCGAATTCAGCCAACAAAGTTTTCCTGAGTTCAGATGATTTGTTGCTGAACCTTCAGGATATGAATTTGGAGCCTACTGGgaagaaataaatataacaagtcGAGATTACAGtgcctttttttcattttgtttatcaACTCTTCCATTGCAGTGATATTGTCAAAACCGAGCATTGGAAATTTAAATGGataatttgtctatttgaaacaAGGAGATTTAAGGTGGCTTATCAAATTACTGTCACTGTAAAAAAGCCAACTTCTCCAATGTGAGACTGCTGCATTCATTTTTGTTTAGTAACTGTTCAATTGATAATGATAGTAAGTACTACCACTACTGTCATTGGAGAATTACTTCATCTTTATCTCAGTATACCTTTTTTAAGAAAGGcactaattattaaatttcacTCATTTCTGGTTTTATTTATGAATGATTTACATTGAATGCGTGCGTGGATTGTCGATCGGGATTTACTACgcatcaactactattcattcTCACACTTCACACGTAAACCTTTTTCATAGGTTGTGGAGgtgttttttatagggtgtgggaTGGTAAATAGTGGCcgatgaaaaataatttttttatcaattagttCTTATTAACTGTCTTGTTAGTTTCCCTATTTCTAAAGGTATATGTGAATCAGTGGGTGGATctacaaaataattatgaaaaaaaagtagTTGGACAAGTTATATGGCTTTGTGGCCTTTTGGCAtaaaatggaatcaatcataTAATGAAAGTTGTTGGGGAAAGTAAAGGTTGGAATAGAATTTTTGGTTGGGATTCCATCCATCCCCACGTCAAAAGGGTTGGAGCCagccctccctccctcccttcaTCCCTATAAAAGCAGGCAAGAAAGAGGTTATTTTCaatatagaatattattttcgaTATTTAGTAAATCTACATGATATAAGAGAATTTCTCTGTTTCTGAAGTTTTAATTGCTACATTTTCTGGGTTCATCAAATAAgcacaagaaataaaataaaataaataaatatagattctGGCCTCCTAAAAGGAGTAGATCGAATTTTTCAATCTTTATAAGAAGTAAAGCAATCAGTTGCAGCCATccaatcaaaaagtaaaaggtATTATTGCTATAAGCATGATATTAGGTAAAGGCTTGCCCCTAAAGTAGGGGGGTGGAGATGATAGCCAAAGAAAAAATgactgtaaataaataaaaataataataataataattaaaaatgcttggattttacatgatgaatactATAGAATCTTGATAACTTctaatttttctaactttattGTAAAGAGAATGTAGAttcctttaaaaataaagatttttttttattatatgtaaaatctttaatttaaGAGTCATGCTAGAGTGCCGTCCAGCAGTACTGACCGCTAGGCAGTGCCCCCAGGCCAAATTctcattttcaagttttttcattttttttaattcatattttttttaatattttttaatatttttaaaaaaataaaaaatatcaatatattaatagtgacctttttaattaataaataaataaataatataaaaaaattaaaaacataaacgattaaaataaaaaaataaaataaaacgacaTAATAGgattattcttaatttaaatgATCGAAACTATCATTGGTAATTTCAAACCAATTAAGGTCCGAACTGCCACACGTACGAGCTCACCCATGAGATGTAAAATTTTAGAACAGAAAAGTCCAAAACATGCTCCTTGTTGGGTTTCCTTTTTATATGACTGACTCATCAACTTTCCAACGTGTCAAGTTGGTTACCTCCCAAGTGTCAATCCtagaaacaatatatatatatattccaaccTACTcggtccataaaaaaaaaatatatatatatatatatatgaaaaaaagaaaagaataattaatattccaaaGTAGAAAAGTAAAcaccaaaaatgaaaataaaaaacaaagtgaGTTCCTTGAAATAAACGCAAACCccatcaaaacaaataaataaataaattcccattttgttttttggttcgGAGAGAGGTTCGGTTGTGGACTTTTGAGCCTAAGATAAGCACATCCCACACCTCCATCCCTAACCCATCCCACCCCATCCACTACCCACCACTACAAAAAGTGCCCCACTTCTCTTTCCTTCCTTTCTCTGAAGAAAAGTATACAGAGAAAAAGCTCTTTTTTCTGCCTCCAAAACTGGCCATAGATGATCAAGAACCCAACATAAGAGATATCAGACCCAAAAGCAGAAGAATCATGGTTAGCTCTACACTTCTCACATTTATCTTTGTTGTAtatttaactctctctctctctctctctctctctctctctctctctctttctctctctctctctctcttttttcacaTGTATTTGGTTCTTTTTGGTGTAGGGAGGAGGAGTTTTAGTTGATGATGATGCAGAAAACAAGTGGCCGCCATGGCTGCAGCCTCTTCTCCAAACAAGCTTCTTTGTTCATTGCAAGATTCACGCAGATTCTCACAAGAGTGAATGCAATATGTACTGCCTGGACTGCATGAATGGAGCCCTTTGTTCTCTTTGCCTGACATCTCATAGAGACCACAGGGCTATTCAGGTAGATTCTGCAAGTCATCATGTCTCTCTTCTCCTCTTAACAAAAATTGTATATTGAAAAGGTTTATAGATTTCATGAATTTATAATCCCAGCACACTACATTGTCAAAACCTATCTATTGTGTTCATAGCCCTCAAAAATCACATGAATACATGGATATTATCAATTTTACCAACCACATCATGTGGCCTTTATTTTCCcaagtgtcttttttttttgggtatttttgttttcctttccttccttttgtttttgtagtttAAAGAGTAGTAGAGCACTGGAGATGAGGAACTAAATTTGTGATGGATTTTGCTGCTGAGTTTTGCAGATACGGAGGTCGTCATATCATGATGTGATAAGGGTGTCTGAGATTCAGAAATACTTGGACATTACAGGGGTCCAGACATACATAATAAACAGTGCCAGGATTGTGTTCTTGAATGAGAGGCCTCAGCCTAGGCCTGGTAAAGGTGTCACCAATACCTGCCAAGTCTGCGAGCGCAGCCTCCTTGATTCCTTCAGTTTCTGTTCCCTTGGCTGCAAGGTATTTCACAATTACTGCAACTCTTTCTCATTCCTTTTTACCTAATTTCTGAGAGTTTCTTTTGGTGGGCCCTGGGAATCTCTTTCTGTATTCTTTCCTGTGTTATCCCAATTAGCAACCATTAATCTTATTTCCATATTCTTCCAAAGAATTCAATTGGGTTTTCCTTCTATCATGATATCTCTTTTTGGTGAAtcaattatcttcatatatGCATGAATTGAGCATTGATTTCTTGGGTTTTTGTGTTAGGTGGGAATTTAATGGAatgatcagagagagagagagagagagagaacacacACAGAGAATCttgattattttctctttttattttttgaacaatTATTTCAGATTGTTGGGACATCAAAGAGTTTccggaaaaagaaaatgtgcatgGAGAGTACAGAAGGGTCAGACACTGAAGGATCATTGAATGGCATTGGCAATGGGCATATGAAAAGCAAAGTTCGAAGCTTTACACCATCAACACCACCTCCAACGGCTGCGAGTTACAGAACTGCCAAGAGGAGGAAGGGGGTTCCCCATAGATCTCCAATGGGAGGCCTTATTATAGAAtactaaagaaagaaaaaaaaaaatagtggcttttatttaacaattatatatatacctgcAGCCCCCAAAACACCACATGATTAATGCCACTGCCTCCTTTAAGTGGCATTAATCTTAGCAATGTCTTATATGCATGTTTACAGCAAAGTTATGCATGACACCTGAGCCTTGTACATGAGGCCGGTGATACAAGTGATCGTCAATTAAGCTCTATATATGTTCTATATGTAGGGGAAAATAATGTTGAAAAATAAtgggaaattgagaaaaaaacaaaaaaagtgaaAACTTTGGGAATGATATGGATcagatgatgatcatcatgatagATGTTTTATGATCTATAGATGTTTGCAGTTTCGATATTTATAAATGTACATAAAAGTTTGTAGAGAGATGATGATCTAGACGTTTGTACTGCATGTGAAAATCAATGAATAAaatgctctatatatatatatatatgtacgtgttTCGATATATATTCATgtggtgggaaaaaaaaagtagtttttaaTTAACAGCATTAGCATGCATTAAGTTCTTGAGCTCATGGGAATTAGGTTAGTTTACTCTTGATGATCTGCGATCAGTACTACATATATAATGTCTATTAatgatcagtagtactactgatgATGCATGCCCTACAAAGCAAGCATGTGAGATGCATGGTTGGTTGAGAAAAGATATCCGACGCGACAGAAAGCGCGAGAAAACCTTGTGATCATCTGATGAGGTGGTGATCAATTTTTACCTTTACGTTACCTGCAAATTTACAGCTTAATTAAtggaatattaataaattaagatttttgtttgtagttcatatatatatatatatatattatatatagaaggtCCTTTTCATGCATGCAATAATATATTGCTcaataaattacaattatattgagctaaattaatattttatgatcatTGCAGCAAATATTATTGCACtgtcaaaaatattaaaaataaaaattacaagacTTGGAAATTCAGCAATAATGAATGACattttagctagctagctccaaaacatgcatgcatgtagccAAATCCTGTTAATTATTAATTCACATGATGAtctctacaagaaaaataagtatttgtgacggattatgtgtgacgataatgactatttgcgacaaaaatagacttattttgatagaaaataatcaattttattgaaaataacttatcacaaataaacaattttcttatatagCACTGCATATTGTCAATGccacatgattaatataattctagttatttgtttttgttttaattattttgaatcaatattcaatccaaaaattagaaacaaattaattatcaaGGTAGTActgcaatatgcatgcatggatagTAAGTACTATGAATATTGAAAAACAATATTGGCAAAAGAAGATAACCTTAATTATAAGACTGATGAGATTATCCATCATGAGATTATGCGTTAACGTTGGATATTGTGGGTAACGACAAAAATAATGTTCTCATGATGATCAATCGCTAGCTAGATAGCTATaagccaaaatcccattttccTTGTcgtatatgtaattttttctttggtaAATCATAACCTAAAATGAGAGAGGAGAGATCatatctattatttataatatgaatcgAATGTCTCCTTCcactattatatatttatatatatgatgtttgagtttattatttataacCATAATGGCTTAATAATTCGATAGTGAATGGTCATGTGTTTAGACACTTCATTGCTAgctagcattatatatatatatatgagtaatgatacacctaCGAtcctaatttttataatttttatgtacAATTATGTGTTAAATTGAAtgtatttatgtaaagtgaagttacattttctttataatatttcacttaattcgttaattttcttattgtttTCCAAAATTATCGGAGTTATTAGATCATCTAAAGTCATCCGTCGGCCACCATCGCCGTACACGTGCCACCACTTAACATGACCACTACAGCCACTCGGCCCGGCCAATCCCCGGCAAGTGGAGTAGTGTACGTAATTAATCTAACTACAATATTTCTCCCTCATTCGAAGCCCCTAAATGTTTTGCTCAACTCTCACTTGAGAGCTACGTACTCGAAAGGATCTGATCAATCTACTTCAATGCAAATACATGTTGTGGACCTCTTAATTTCTACCTGAGCTAGCTACAGACGTAaccacaacatatatatatatatacgaataATGTTATACACTACACTTTCATTCTAGCTATTTTGATTATACTAAATAGAATATGGtacattcatcaccattagatgataaagaagtatgcaataaatgatttttaatgatgataaatgtgcaACATCATACTTAATAAGATGAAAGTAAGATGATAAtatagtgtatagaattttcatatatatatatatatatatatatacacttactCACAATGACTTGACCATTGCTAAAACAATCCTATTTACATTCgtcattttcttctatatatatatatgagtaatgttatacactacattttcatcctattttgatcatactaagtgatatgtggcacatttatcaccattagataataaagaaatatgcaataaataatcatttaatgatgataaatatgtcatatcatACTTAGTGGAATAAAAGTGAAAtgatagtatagtatataaaatttttctatatatatatagtttcttcaattccttataaacaaattataatcaattaataaataatcaataaatattacGAAATCTATTTTATCGatctattttatctattttttttaatattagaattcgaaaaaaaaattattagagattACTTACTCATACAGTATTACAATGATCTGATCATCATCTGCATAGgaaattaaattatctaaaaagCATACAAAAGTACATCGAAAAGCATAAAAAGTGGTTCggggtgggggtggggtggTTTTggacatgtgtttttttattcactATCTTCACAAATCACacattatatgttattttattttattttattttatttaaaataattaaatccttttacttatcattaatatatattatatttaataagataaaaataaattttatctataatttttattcattttaacattcTACGcctataatttttacataaaatttagagatattttttatagagtatagaaatattttttatacggTATTGGGTGTGGAGTAAAAAGTAGTagccaaataatttttaagtgtAAGTCTAGATTTATacatttgagttgagatgataaaatattattagattattattttttaatattattattatttttaaaatttaaaaaaattaaattatttattatattttatattaaaatttaaaaaaattataataataaattaagataaattaaaaaaagtgaagatCCAAACATTcaacaatttttaacttttatttcattgaaAAGAAATGGGCGGTAGAAAAACTGAAGTACAGATATGGAAGATGAGTCACAGACTTTTGTACTGTCTGGAAGCTCCTGATGTTGACGCGTACAGTGTACTTTATCTTCAGCCAATTTTACCGGTAAAGctttgaacttttttcttttttttttccgattATTTTCTAATCCACCGGTTGAAAATGAAGGAGTACACGTAGACGACGACGACGCCTCCCCCGGGGGCTACCGTGACATAATCCTAAACTTGCCGGTCGCTTTCTTTCGCGTCTTTTCTTCGGTTTTAATCGTGCGCCACGTGTCCATCATACCCCAATAATTGTCCTTTTAGGTGCTCTCAGCCGTTCGTTTTGTTATGCATCTAAACGCATCTTCTGCGCTGTATTTTGTTGAAGACTCATATTTTAATACTGCAGGAAAATGAAAGTTTTCACtctgaaaaaggaaataaataaataaataaatacataaatatggGAATCTGTATTAGGAGATTTTTGTTGGCAGTTGGTGGTGGCTTGTTCGGAGGAAGGACAAGAGCattaattgatttaattgaAATTTAATGTCATAAATCATAATCATTCAAAAGTGcaataagaatttttatttagagaattataaaatagatattataaattcaaaaataattattattaaaatatttatctatttggaaaataatattatatatttttcgatTTAATTTGGACATGtctaaaaactcattttttagataaatttatattattattattaaatagacaTTATAAATTCAATATGAATTATTATCAACATATTCAtctattttgacaaaaaaaatatatatgtgttgATTTGGACATGTCAATGTTGCACTTGTATCATAATCATgaattatcatatatttaaaaaattattttcatcttcaatctatatattattcatcattcttCTTTAGAATTATGGttgtgaagaaaagaaaaaacaaaagaaggggAAAATATTGAAGAGACCCTAAGAAATTGAAGGGTAGAATTAGGAGgattctagaataaaatttctacatttttttccctAGAATCTTagataaaattgttttattattttcttttctgaattTCTATCATTATACATGTCTCACTGTTTATTATTTGTgataccaaaaaaagaaaataaaaaattctatttataagtttgtgtaaaaaaaaaaaaaaaacactgatcCACAATATTGCTGATATgacaagatttgatttgtaataaaagtttataaatctaaattttttagatcAAATCAAATCGCGCTACATCAATGATGTAGATAATATGTTTTCTACACCAGCTTATAATAAAATgactcaaataaaatattgagaAAATGTGTCATTGTTAGTTTTAGCACTATATATTGATATGAGAAGCAGTACTAGTGGTAGTTAATAGTTGTTTTCTTCGCCTCTGATATCATAAATTTTGCACTAAAATGGAATTTTTAGGTTGGAATATATAGGAtgttataaataacttaattatttgggttttttttttttttttttgctaactAAATTATCAATAATTGTGTGCATGTAATtagtaatttcattttaaaataattggtaCATTTATTACTTATACTATAGTTTCTTCGATCccctaatttataataaaatatatatatatatatatttatataaacatgagAGATCAGTGAGAATTAACTAGCAATTAGTGGTGGGTACGAAACTCATGggtcataaatatatatatatatatatatatatatacaccatgaGTTGGGATCATATTtccattaattt includes these proteins:
- the LOC109012399 gene encoding prohibitin-1, mitochondrial isoform X2, giving the protein MNLNNVKVPKMPSGGAASTLLRLGVIGALGLYGAGNSLYNVEGGHRAIVFNRLVGVKDQVYAEGTHFMIPWFDRPVIYDVRAKPHLVESTSGSRDLQMVKIGLRVLTRPVPDQLPTIYRSLGENYNERVLPSIIHETLKAVVAQYNASQLITQREAVSRNIREILTERAANFNIALDDVSITSLTFGKEFTAAIEAKQVAAQEAERAKFIVEKAEQDKKSAVIRAQGEAKSAQLIGQAIANNPAFITLRKIEAAREIAHTVSNSANKVFLSSDDLLLNLQDMNLEPTGKK
- the LOC109012399 gene encoding prohibitin-1, mitochondrial isoform X1 — encoded protein: MNIHFHKMNLNNVKVPKMPSGGAASTLLRLGVIGALGLYGAGNSLYNVEGGHRAIVFNRLVGVKDQVYAEGTHFMIPWFDRPVIYDVRAKPHLVESTSGSRDLQMVKIGLRVLTRPVPDQLPTIYRSLGENYNERVLPSIIHETLKAVVAQYNASQLITQREAVSRNIREILTERAANFNIALDDVSITSLTFGKEFTAAIEAKQVAAQEAERAKFIVEKAEQDKKSAVIRAQGEAKSAQLIGQAIANNPAFITLRKIEAAREIAHTVSNSANKVFLSSDDLLLNLQDMNLEPTGKK
- the LOC109012416 gene encoding uncharacterized protein LOC109012416 is translated as MKIKNKVRLWTFEPKISTSHTSIPNPSHPIHYPPLQKVPHFSFLPFSEEKYTEKKLFFLPPKLAIDDQEPNIRDIRPKSRRIMGGGVLVDDDAENKWPPWLQPLLQTSFFVHCKIHADSHKSECNMYCLDCMNGALCSLCLTSHRDHRAIQIRRSSYHDVIRVSEIQKYLDITGVQTYIINSARIVFLNERPQPRPGKGVTNTCQVCERSLLDSFSFCSLGCKIVGTSKSFRKKKMCMESTEGSDTEGSLNGIGNGHMKSKVRSFTPSTPPPTAASYRTAKRRKGVPHRSPMGGLIIEY